Proteins encoded in a region of the Anopheles ziemanni chromosome 2, idAnoZiCoDA_A2_x.2, whole genome shotgun sequence genome:
- the LOC131295009 gene encoding mitochondrial import inner membrane translocase subunit Tim21, whose protein sequence is MSLLALRSLLVKQRQVSLSLLRCSVSPLPSLIRTYASGSAEKQSSTSRSLAAGGDRTDVSTDVRPIGERVKENTKTASYMGVILLGVGVTGILFYVVFWELFSSNSPNNVYSEALERVKDEPRVKDALGAPIKGFGEESRRGRRTHVAHTKYVKDGVEYIRMQFYIQGFRNRATVHLEKRKTDSGSYEYRYLFVQLDYNPHNPIILEDNRLQQDAMHSAPGGTAPQPFL, encoded by the coding sequence ATGTCTCTCCTTGCACTGCGCTCACTTCTAGTCAAACAACGGCAGGTTTCGTTGTCTCTATTGAGGTGCTCCGTATCACCACTCCCATCGCTGATCCGCACGTATGCATCCGGCAGTGCAGAGAAACAAAGTTCAACGTCCCGGTCACTGGCGGCTGGTGGCGATCGTACCGACGTGTCCACCGATGTTCGCCCCATCGGTGAACGCGTGAAGGAAAACACGAAAACCGCTAGCTACATGGGCGTGATACTTCTTGGCGTAGGAGTGACCGGGATACTGTTCTACGTCGTATTTTGGGAGCTGTTTTCCTCCAACAGCCCGAATAACGTTTACTCGGAAGCACTGGAACGGGTCAAAGATGAACCGAGGGTGAAAGATGCCCTCGGAGCACCGATCAAGGGTTTCGGAGAGGAGAGTCGGCGCGGCCGGCGGACACATGTTGCGCACACCAAGTACGTTAAGGACGGCGTCGAGTACATTCGGATGCAGTTCTACATTCAAGGCTTTCGCAACAGAGCAACCGTGCATTTGGAGAAACGAAAGACAGATTCCGGATCGTACGAGTACCGGTATCTGTTTGTGCAGTTGGACTATAATCCCCACAACCCGATCATACTGGAAGACAACAGACTGCAGCAGGATGCGATGCATTCTGCACCCGGCGGTACCGCTCCGCAGCCGTTTCTTTGA
- the LOC131295011 gene encoding transmembrane protein 231, which yields MKLFNFYSKTVKIQYRNQLCSTTTFVVCALTLAAFVIPYYLLTSIKHGELWENHRLLYEKPNVAFPYQYLFLAELEDVDDKPTTSVVTCSSFVSYNMLTEQLHPCSGIRVVPIDSDHDQSIDHLSVGIAFNPPETTSRLTYYTFYFFLEAKVKSQCSFEVPAFVSLEKHPSPTSKMPSGTIIHRGVLRAKQTTALQCPFFMRNQKSHFNHRYYPNENTTLEGFKPDSISEQILTSNPAYFQLHSQQVTWKVDDSGSIDITVEISIGGTESRETALLYKTSLWWKVCQFWSGYFPLLLVSLWLTAKVKRYLFEQFYLRAVEVVPWKEKYI from the exons ATgaagttgtttaatttttacagTAAAACAGTGAAAATTCAATATCGGAATCAGCTCTGCTCCACCACAACCTTCGTAGTGTGTGCGCTTACACTGGCGGCATTCGTCATACCTTACTACCTGCTTACGTCTATCAAACATGGGGAGCTGTGGGAAAATCACCGTCTTTTGTACGAAAAGCCCAATGTAGCATTTCCTTACCAGTATCTTTTTCTCGCCGAGTTGGAAGACGTGGACGACAAGCCAACCACATCCGTCGTAACGTGTAGTTCGTTCGTATCGTACAACATGCTGACGGAACAGTTGCATCCTTGTAGCGGGATTCGTGTTGTGCCCATCGATTCCGATCACGACCAATCGATAGATCATCTCTCTGTGGGAATCGCTTTCAATCCACCGGAAACGACAAGCCGGTTGACGTACTACACGTTCTATTTCTTCCTAGAAGCGAAGGTGAAG TCACAATGCAGCTTTGAAGTGCCTGCATTCGTTTCACTGGAAAAGCATCCATCACCTACATCAAAAATGCCATCGGGCACAATCATTCATCGTGGTGTGCTTCGGGCAAAGCAAACAACAGCCCTGCAGTGTCCTTTCTTCATGCGAAACCAAAAGTCACACTTCAACCATCGATACTACCCGAACGAAAACACTACCCTGGAAGGTTTCAAACCGGACAGCATTAGCGAACAGATACTCACCTCCAATCCGGCATACTTTCAGCTGCATTCCCAGCAGGTCACTTGGAAGGTAGACGATTCGGGTTCGATAGACATTACGGTAGAAATTTCCATCGGAGGTACCGAGAGCCGTGAGACGGCCTTGCTCTATAAAACTTCGCTGTGGTGGAAAGTTTGCCAATTCTGGAGCGGTTATTTTCCACTGCTGCTTGTTTCCCTGTGGCTTACCGCCAAGGTGAAGCGATACctgtttgaacaattttacCTTCGAGCGGTGGAGGTAGTGccgtggaaagaaaaatatatctaA
- the LOC131293175 gene encoding inactive hydroxysteroid dehydrogenase-like protein 1, with the protein MMIPAMLALWGLALIGVYALTCWLYDNFKSLAQICIALLAPYFAPAEQKSLTERYGKWAVITGSTDGIGKQYAFQLASRGLNVVLVSRSTDKLIAVAREIESKYSVKTKWIAIDFSSGREIYDHLRKELDSVPVGVLVNNVGANVDYPDDLDHIPEDKLWQLININVGAVTMLTRAVLPGMKKRGQGAIVNISSGSELQPLPYMTVYAATKAYIHNFTLAMQHELEPFGITCQLVSPMFVTTKMNNFSTTIMEGGLFIPNAEMYAKFATFTLGKTKQTTGYWSHGIQYGVMKLAPEWLRTVIGGIMNKQFRKEYYDQQKLGVPAQSG; encoded by the exons ATGATGATACCGGCTATGCTCGCCCTTTGGGGGCTTGCACTTATTGGAGTGTACGCGCTTACCTGCTGGCTGTACGACAACTTTAAGTCGTTGGCCCAGATCTGCATAGCTCTACTCGCACCGTACTTTGCCCCGGCCGAGCAGAAATCCCTGACGGAACGATATGGCAAATGGGCCG TCATTACCGGTTCGACGGACGGCATCGGCAAGCAGTACGCTTTCCAGCTGGCCAGCCGTGGCCTCAACGTGGTGCTGGTCTCACGCTCCACCGACAAGCTGATCGCTGTGGCGCGGGAAATTGAGTCCAAGTACTCGGTGAAGACCAAGTGGATTGCGATCGACTTCAGCAGTGGGCGCGAGATCTACGACCACCTGCGCAAGGAGCTCGATTCGGTGCCCGTTGGCGTTCTAG TAAACAACGTCGGCGCGAATGTGGACTACCCGGACGATCTTGATCACATTCCGGAGGACAAGCTGTGGCAGCTGATCAACATCAACGTCGGTGCGGTAACGATGCTCACGCGGGCCGTGCTACCGGGCATGAAGAAACGAGGCCAGGGTGCGATCGTCAACATCTCCTCCGGCAGCGAACTGCAGCCGCTTCCATACATGACGGTTTATGCGGCGACGAAG GCCTACATCCACAACTTCACCCTCGCGATGCAGCATGAGCTGGAACCGTTCGGTATCACCTGCCAGCTGGTGAGCCCGATGTTTGTAACGACCAAG ATGAACAACTTCTCTACAACAATCATGGAGGGTGGCCTGTTCATACCAAACGCGGAGATGTACGCCAAGTTTGCCACATTTACGCTCGGTAAAACGAAGCAAACTACCGGCTACTGGTCGCACGGAATCCAGTACGGCGTCATGAAACTAGCCCCGGAGTGGCTGCGCACGGTGATCGGTGGCATCATGAACAAGCAGTTCCGGAAGGAGTATTACGACCAGCAGAAGCTTGGCGTTCCGGCACAGTCGGGTTAG